A single window of Methylacidimicrobium sp. AP8 DNA harbors:
- a CDS encoding complex I NDUFA9 subunit family protein, whose translation MATVLVTGGTGFVGSHLVRRLVELGYHVRVLTRAGGTTKRTLPSVRCTLVEGDPLDPDVCRRATLGTDAVIHLIGILKESRNISYREAHVQTTRLLLSAAKGNGVRRWLHMSALGSRPYAPSRYHQTKWTAEELVRASELHWTIFRPSVIYGPGDHFLTVFRNLLSRPLFRYFSILPLPGGGASPLQPVAVEDVVTAFTRALVLPQTIGKEYVLSGPDRVTLAEICSLLLESEQRPICRSPSRARIAARLLLFAAIFALFPASALLGLAGGLSPEGWGILLASWGGMGLLSLRSRPVLLLPIPWPLARTLARFAEGLPSPLPIGREPLLMLEEGNIGDATLAAKDLGIEFLPFREGLSRFLLSEGASFYP comes from the coding sequence ATGGCGACAGTTCTTGTTACCGGCGGCACCGGCTTCGTCGGGAGTCACTTAGTCCGCCGCCTCGTCGAGCTCGGATACCATGTCCGAGTCCTTACGCGCGCGGGCGGAACAACAAAAAGAACGCTCCCCTCGGTTCGCTGCACGCTCGTCGAAGGCGATCCCCTCGACCCCGATGTCTGCCGCCGCGCTACTTTGGGAACCGATGCGGTCATCCATCTGATAGGAATCTTGAAGGAGAGCCGCAACATCTCCTACCGAGAAGCACACGTTCAAACCACGCGGCTCCTCTTATCGGCCGCCAAGGGAAACGGGGTGCGCCGATGGCTCCACATGAGCGCCTTGGGCTCCCGGCCTTACGCTCCCTCCCGTTACCACCAGACGAAGTGGACGGCGGAAGAACTCGTGCGCGCCAGCGAGCTTCACTGGACGATCTTCCGCCCCTCGGTCATTTACGGACCTGGCGATCATTTCTTGACCGTCTTCCGCAACCTGCTCTCCCGGCCTCTGTTCCGCTATTTCAGCATCCTTCCCCTCCCAGGCGGCGGAGCGAGCCCGCTGCAGCCGGTGGCTGTAGAAGACGTCGTCACCGCATTCACCCGGGCGTTGGTGCTTCCGCAAACGATCGGAAAGGAATATGTGCTCAGCGGCCCGGACCGAGTGACCCTGGCGGAGATCTGCTCCCTTCTCCTGGAAAGCGAACAGCGGCCGATCTGCCGCAGCCCCTCCCGCGCTCGGATCGCCGCACGCCTCCTCCTCTTCGCGGCGATCTTCGCCCTTTTTCCCGCCTCGGCCCTCCTCGGGCTGGCCGGCGGCCTTTCTCCGGAAGGGTGGGGCATCCTACTCGCCTCCTGGGGCGGGATGGGCCTGCTCAGCCTGCGGTCGCGGCCCGTCCTCCTCCTTCCCATTCCCTGGCCGCTCGCCCGCACATTGGCCCGCTTCGCCGAGGGCCTTCCGTCCCCGCTGCCGATCGGGCGCGAGCCCCTTCTCATGCTCGAAGAGGGGAAC